The genomic stretch CTCGGCTCGTCCCGcgagttaagaaaaaaaaatcggcGGCCGTGGATCTTCTTTACACAACCGGGGGTCGTATTGAAGAGGCCGAATTCTGTGCCGCTGTTGCTTTTAAAGCCACAGTGACATTACCGGATCTCTCTGGTCTCGACCAATGGGGCCTGAGCTGGAGCTCCCGTTTGCTCAGGTGACTGCCTGATCTCATCAAGGGGCCCGCATGATTTCATTACGGGGGTTCCAGCCCTCATGGTCTTCCTTTGTTACAAAGGGCAGGGGTCAGGCTTTGTTAACGGCATGTAGGCCCAAAGTTAGGTTTGAAACCTTCCATGTAGGCCTGGCCTTTGTTTGTAAGCCCAAGGTGAACCCCAACAACACGAATATGCAAAGTTTTCTTGTGCGTATGTGTCGTACATCTGGTCCCAGTCAGGGAGGAACTGGAAGGTAAATCTACCTAAACTCACTTCATTCAACTTCTCAACATCTTCTACATTTATAATGGTGTTTTGTTTATAACTTGTAGGTTTCTGAACactgatttataaaaaaaaacatccagagAAGAAAAGTGAAGGAACACAAAAACTTTTATCTGTCAAACTTATGAAGTTTACGAGCAGCACCTGAAGGCAACAAAACTCAATGAgagtcaaaagaagaagaaacaaagtcaGCTTTCTGTTGGCTCCACTCttattgaaatgtatttattttagttttgttgtcaTCCAACTTGAGTcaagaaaatgtctaaatgtaaCATGTGCAGCTGAGTTCTGATGAATGAAgctgaaacacactcacacttcctCAGACCAGGTCTCAACCACTGCAGTCCACCATGGTCCATCCTGCAGGAAGAGACAGTCACAATCAACTTCATATCACCATTAAACATGAACTAGAGACACTCAGTTAGAGACAGAGAGCTGCTGTCGGTCCACCTGTCCATAATTGAGTGTCCAGCTGTCCACACCTGaatgtccacctgtctgtccatacctgagagtcTCCAGTCTCCAACGTGGATCCTTCAGTCCAGCAGACAGAAGCTTCTCTCCTGAGTCTCCTGGATGATTGTAGCTCAGGTCTAGCTCTCTCAGATGGAAAGGGTTGgagctcagagctgaggccagagtaGCACAGCCTTCTTCTGAGATCATACAGCCTGATAgactgatcacacacacacacacgcaagatGTTCACATTTGTACCCTTGTAAAGTTTTGCTTTAAATGCTCAAAAGCAAACAGCTGTACACATAGTGGATTTACTTCTAAAAATAGTTTAATTCTGACCTGAGAGTTTCCAGTCTGCAGTGTCGACTCTTCAGTCCAGCAGAAAAActcttcactcctgaatcctgcaggttgTTGTTACTGAGGTCCAGGTGTCTCAGACTATtggactgggagctgaggactgaggacagagcttcacagcttctctctgagaggTTACAGCCACTCAGCCTGGAGAGGAATCAGCAAAACACGAGAGAACAAATATAGACAATGGAAACTAGATTTAATCTGGATAGTGATGTGAGCACCTacagagctttgttggaggctttgaccactggcagcagcctcagaagagcctcctctgaagcagagtatttcttcaggtcaaacacgtccagatctgtttctgatgacagtaagatgaagaccagagctgaccactgagcaggagacagtTCATCTGTGGAGAGACTTCCTGATGTCAGGGACTGCTGGATCTGTCTCACTAGAGAAtgatcattcagttcattcagacagtggaacaggttgatgcttctctctgGAGACAGATCCACACTGATCTTCTGCTTGATGTATTTGACTGTTTCCTGATTGGTCTGTGAGCCACGTCGTGTCTGTGTCAGCAGACCTCTGAGGAAAGCCTGATTGGTCTCCAgagaaagacccaggaggaagcggaggaacaagtccaggtgtCCATTTTGACTCTGTAGGGCCTTGTCCACAGCACTCTggtagagatgttttagtttagGATTGGAGGTTGATTGTTCTTCTTCCATCAGATTGACTCCAGAGTTGATGAAGGTCAGGtggacatgaagagcagccagaaactcctgaacactcagatggacgaagcagaacaccctgtcctggtacagtcctctctcctctctaaagacctgtgtgaacactcctgagtacactgagGCTGCTCTGACATCGAAGCCACACTCTGTCAGGTCTGATTCATAGAagatcaggtttcctttctgcagctgatcaaaagccagttttcccagagacTCAATTATCTTCCTGCTCTCTGGACTCCAGTGTGGATCTGTCTCAGCTCCTCCATCATACTTGACGTTCTTCACTTTGGACTGAACCACCAGGAAAtggatgtacatctcagtcagggtcttgggcagctctcctccctctctggtttTTAACAGATCCAGAACTgtagcagagatccagcagaagactgggatgtggcacatgatgtggaggcttcgtGATGTCTTGATGTGGTAGATGATTCTTCTAGCTTGCTTCTTAtctctgaatctcttcctgaagtactcctccttctgtgggtcagtgaaccctctgacctctgtcaccatgccaacacagtcagcagggatctgattggctgctgcaggtcgtgtggttatccagaggcgagcagagggaagcagtttccccctgatgaggtttgtcagcagaacatccactgaggtggactctgtgacatcagtcaggatctcagtgttgtggaagtccagaGGAAGTCGACACTCATCCAGACCGTCAAAGATCAACACAACTGGGAACTCTCCAAACCTGAAGATTTCTGCTTCTTTGGTTTCAGGAAAGAAGTGATGAACAAGTTGCACCAAGCTGAACTTTATCTCTTTCAGcacattcagctctctgaaggtgaatggaaatgtgaagtggatgtcctggttggttttgtcttcagcccagtccagagtgaacttctgtgttaagactgttttcccaatgccagccactccctttgtcagcactgttctgattggttcatctcttccaggtgaggctttaaagatgtcttcttgtctgattgttgtttctggtctgTCTGGTTTTCTGGATGCGgtttcaatctgtctgacctcatgttcatcattgacctctgcagtccctccctctgtgatgtagagctctgtgtagatctgattcagaagggttgggtttcctgctttagtgatcccctcaaacacacactggaacttCTTCTTCAGGTTAGACTTCAGTTTACGTCGGCACACTGCAGCACAAGTTCCTGaatgaacaaacaacaaatgaaaTCAGTGAGTGCATTCTTTAATGCAACGTGTAAGTGTAACTGTAGAGTTTCTGCTCCCCCATCAGTTTTATTCAGCTTATCAGTTGAGGACAAACAGCTTCTGATCTGATGCAGACGTGTGCAGCATATTTACAGCAGAGATTGGAAATGTAAACTCCATTTCATCtttcatcattttaaattttagaGAAATCCACTTACTGCTCTGCAGACAGTcagccagctcctcctgcttcatTCTTCTCAAGAAGTGAAGTGTGATCTTCAGAAACTCctctctgcttctcctcctctgctcctcatcCTCACCCTCTAacacctcctcatcctccctctGACTCTCTAAACCTTCTGGGTAATCTGGACACAGAACCTTCTGGATCTTCTTCAGCTCGTTCTTCACAAAAGTGATGATGTTTTCCTCCAGCAGCTGGAGCAGAATATTATATGAATGAAACAATCAAACTAAAATCACAGAAGCAAACATCAGCTCCATGTTGGACAGACTAACAGTCCACTGGTCTAAACAGTGCAGCATGGAGATGATTGTGAGCAGAATATATGTAAAAGTAGCTGTTGTACATGTACAGACCACAAATATGGAGTCCAGGTCTGTTTGATGCTGCTGGGCAGAGTGACCACCGGGAACCTCTGagctctcctggtccactctgtGGAGGAATCATGAACAATCAGCTCACATTATGTCTgtccacacagagacacacacaaggTCAAGAATAATGACTAGATGTTTGGAGGTGAACAGTGAATCAGATGACTCCCTGTAGTGATAAAGGTTTACTCATCCTGCTGATCCCACTGAGAATCAACAGCTCAGTCTGCAGCTTTTTGTAGCTTTCAGCTCACTGTTTTCTTCCCAGTCAGTTTGGTTTAGTCCCAACAGCTCTCACCAACCCTCCATATAACTCTCCCTTCCTCACTGTACACTGCTGAAGAGCCCTGTTTTCATTATCAGTTTGAAATCCTCACCTTTGATCAAGAGAGTGGTGTTCATCTTTCAACGATATAGGAGGACTCATAGACCGTTCACTCTTCATGGAtacacagctgggttcaggttTTTCCAGCTTCCTCCTGATAGAAAGAGAGATTATTTCTGCACTGAACCCACAACAAAAATCATGCTTTGCTTGATTCATGATGGATATTCTATTTAGACatgtttcagtgtttattttaagTCCCAACAGCTCTCACCAACCCTCCATATAACTCTCCCTTCCTCACTGTACACTGCTGAAGAGCCCTGTTTTCATTATCAGTTTGAAATCCTCACCTTTGATCAACAGAGTGGTGTTCATCTTTGAAACATATAGGAGGACCCATAgaccggtcactcttcatggatacacagctgggttcaggttTTTTCACCTTCCAccttacagaaacacaagatAAATTCTGCACTGAAcccacaacacatttttaacattttctatgATTTATGATAATCATTTAATTTTGACACTCCTCagtttatagtttatagtttaAAACTGTATTCAATGCACTGTGCCGTATTAATTTATTCTGTGGGGTGACCACAATGGTTGATAGTAATAAGGTCTAATAAGTAGatgtatatatatcaatatacatTCAGTAGTTTCGCGCCAGAGGTTTGATTGGGGGGGATTAAGTGATCCAGCTCTGTAACGCCTTCAGAGGTAGAAACAGGATCGTAAAATTGTCAAGACTGCTGAAGGTCGGATCGATGTGAACCGGCGGAGCCAGTAACATGTAAAATATGTACGTATCATTAGAAACACGCCCCTCACTTGATTCCAATATTCGTGGAATCTGTATGAATATCCTAAGATGAAAAAAGCCAGCACAGCTTTTTATACAGAAATATGGAGTGAATTTTGCGGAAACACAGTCTGAAAGGAGCTGGTGAGTGTGAATAATGATGGTGGAGTGATTTGATTGCTGAGCTCTGACATGGAGAAGAGTCCTGGACAGTTAGAGGTCCTCATCTCACCTCTTAGCTTTGGTCTGGCTGTCATGTTTCCCACACAGAGTGGTTTCAGAGGGAGggtctccctcctctctgtcctcacacTGATCCATAGCAGAGTCCACACCTGCAGGGAGAGATTCACTCTGTCACTGCAACAACACGAGAGGTGAAGACACATGAGCCTGTCTGCATCAAAGAAGCTCAGGTGAAACAGGTGACCTGCTCTTCTTTTCTGTTAAACTCTCTGATATTTAGTATCCTGAACACAAACTCAACATTAATGTGTGAGTTCATTCTTCAAGACTTTAGCAGCAGTGACTGTTTCCTTTCTGATTTCTTGTCTgcttaacattttatttattcctatTGTAACTTGTGCAGAGTATTTGAGtttcaaatatcaaatatttttgttaataatattattatgggTCATAACTGCACAACTAGGTTACAGGTAGCTCAACCTGCTTCAACCAGATAAGAAGTTGCTAACAGCTATCTCAACTAGCCAACAACCAGTTTATAACTGGTTCAACTTGATTATAACTCGTTTATAATTATCTTAACTAGTCTACAAATAGCTTACACATAGCTTAATAGATTATAACTAGCTAGGAACTGGCTGAACCAATCTATAACTATCTTACAGGCATATCATAACCTACAACTAATTTAAAATAAGCTTAACTTGCTTAAAACTAGCTCACAATTGGCCTACAATGAGATAAACTTGATTATAACTAGCAAAACACTTGCTGAACTAGCCAACAACTAGCTCTCAACTACATTATAACTAGCTACATATTGGCTGAACTAGCCTGCAACTAGCTTACAACTAACTCAAGTAGATTATAACTAGCAAAAAACTGGCTGAACAAGCCAAAAAGTAACTTACAACTAGCTCAACCAAATTATAATTCGCAAAAAGATGACTGAACTACACAAATAGAACCTGTTCTAACTCATCTAGAttataattagataaaatatggCTGAACTAGCCTACAACTATCTTACAACTAACTTAACTAGAATGAACTAGCTAAAACTGGCTGAACCAATATTTCAACTACATCATAACtagctaaaaaaatgtctaaactacccTGCAACTATGATCTATCATAGAAAAAATACTGGAAAAGACCTGTTGTTTTGAGGTCAGTAcaatattattgtttattgtaattaattgaacattcattattatttttatttaattcaactttattacattttaatgttaatattgTTGATAACCAGACATCATGATGAACATAATGTTATTATTGTTCATAAGTGGACATTATTGTTGTGAACAAATTAActtaatcatttaaaataattgaacATGAGGGCTACTGCTACAATATTGTTGAGAtcaattaatgttattattttatgcttaactttaaattattttatgctgaACTACatgttaatattgtttttaaacaaacattactATGAATGGCTGAACATTATTAATGTTGAAAACctaatgttattgttatttacttAAGTTACCAATTATTGTTTATACTAGCACATTATTATTGCCAATGGCTCAACAttataaatttacatttttgaagTCCTGCAGATTTTTCAATTTCCTGGTTTGACCCAAATATAAtgtgtaatatattttatattttaaaatatgtatccTATTAAAACATTCCATACACTTGTATGCtcctccaagaatcgccaccttatcgtggtggaggggtttgtgtgctccagtgatcctgggagctgtgttatcgggagcaatagctcctggtagggtctccagtggcaaagtggtcccaggggaggggccagactaagagcgattcaaaagCAGTGGGAgtggctctggaaccaaactcctggagagaggctggactctctccttttccggagttgcccagggtgagaggcgccgggcgggtgtggggatactcacaagcccctgGCTGAGCGCCGCtttgttggagttctcccctaGGAACGAGAGGATCGCctcctcgcgacttgcagccATGAGGAGGCAACCCTCtcgaaggtctctgactgttgtttgtgccaatgcaccgaacagcagttcggagtacccggccttcttggagtctctgggtggtgtcctggaaggggtaccacctggagactctatagttcttctgggagatttcaacgctcacgtgggcaacgatgatggtacctggaggaggtgattgggaggaacggcctgcccgatctgaacccgagtggtgttttgttattggacttctgtgctagtcatggattgtccataacaaacaccatgttcgaacatagagttgctcataagtgtacctggtaccagagcactctaggccaaagatcgatgatcgatttcattatcgtatcgtcAGATCTGCAGCCGCATGTTCtagacactcgggtgaagagaggagcagagctgtcaactgatcaccacctggtggtgagttggatcaggtggagGGGGAgaatgctggacagacctggcaaactcaaacgtgtagtgagggtgaactgggaacgtctagcggaggcccctgtctgcagggtcttcaactcacacctccggaagaatttctccaacatcccgggtgaggctggggacatggagtctgaatgggccatgttcaaagcctcaattgttgatgctgctggtaggagctgtggcctgaaggccgtcggtgcttgTCGTgtcggcaacccaagaacccgctggtggacaccagcggtgagggaggccgtcaagctgaagaaggaggcctttcggtcttggctggccgaggggtctctggaatcagcagacaaGTAcggttcggccagaagggctgcagctgcggcagtcgctgaagcaaaaactcgggtatgggaggaattcggggaggccatggaggaggacttttggtcggcctcaaagaggttctagAAAACCATCGGgcgtctcaggaagggaaagcagggcttggcccaagttGTGCTCAGcgggggcggagacctgctgacccgacctgtggatgtcgtcagatggtggaaagaacactttgaggaactccttaatccagctaACATGTcttctgtagaggaggcagagtctgaggactcaggggaagactcaccagtatccctggcagaggtcgccgaggtagtcaaaaagctgcccggcggcaaggcgccagggttggatgagattcgccctgagatgctgaaggctctggacactgttgggctgtcatggttgacacgcctcttcagtgtcgcgtggaggtctgggacagtgccagtggagtggcagaccggggtggtggttcccatttttaaaaagggggaccggagggtgtgttccaattaccgtggaatcacacggAAAAgactactccagggtgctggaaaggaggctctggCCGATTGTTGAACctcggattcaggaggaacaatgcggcttccctccttgccgtggaacaacggaccagctctttacccttgcgagacttctggaggggtcatgagagtttgcccatccagtctacatgtgttttgtggacttggagaaggcctacgaccgtgtccctcggggagtcttgtggggggtactgcgggaatatggggcacTGGGCTcattgctacgagctatccggtccctatataaccaaagtgagagctgtgtccgcatactcggcacaacgtcaaacacgttcccagtgggtgttggcctccgccagggttgcccttgtctccgattctgtttgtggttttcatggacaggatctcaaggcgcagccgcggggaggaagggattcggtttggtgacctaagaattgcatctctgctttttgcagatgatgtggttcttttggcttcatcaagccgagacctccagcactcactggggcggtttgcagccgagtgcgaagcggttgggatgagagttagcacctccaagtctgaggccatggttctctgccggaaaatggtggactgccccctctgggtggggagagaggtactgcctcaagcgtaggagttcaagtatctcggggtcttgttcatgagtgagggtagaacggagcgtgagatggacaggcggtttggtgcggcgtcagcagtgatgcgggcgttgcaccggaccgtcgtggtgaagaaggagctgagccggaaggcaaagctctcgatttaccagtccatctatgttccaaccctcacctatggtcatgaactttgggtagtgaccgaaagagcaagatcgcggatacaagcggctgaaatgagcttcctccatagggtggctgggctcagccttagagatagggtgaggagctcagacatccggagggagctcggagtagagccgctgcccCTTTctcgtcgaaaggagtcagctgaggtggtttgggcatctggtaagaatgcctcccgggcgcctcccgttagaggtgttccgggcacgtccaactggtaggaggccacggggaagacccagaacacggtggagggattatatctctctcctggcctgggaacgcctcggggtcccccaggaggagctggacgttgtggctggggagagggacgtctggaatgccctgcttagcctgctgcccccgcgacccggccccggataagcggaagaaaatggatggatggatggatacacttgtatgtattttattgataattaaaaatattttacttatgTACGTACAACAACCATAATGTTATATGTTGTCTATTTATCAGATAATGACATTTCTTTCTATTATAAATTtactttagatttactgttattactgaatcattttatttataggtcTAATGTATTATAGGAGATGACATTATATTACTCCTGCGTTATTAGTCTGCGTGCTGCAACATCTGAATTTGTTCTCTGtagatcaataaagttttattcagTGTTATAAAGAGAGGATTTACTGCAGCACTTTGAACTGCTTGGACCTCATAAACTGatgaattattgatatttaatcttaaatacattcattaaaaattgacaggacaaaataacacatagGCTACATGAAGCATTTCAGTCGTTTCACagtttcttgtactgttctgTACTAGattttacagacaaaacaaagagtTTATAAAATCTGATGTGTTGTTGAAGTTCAAGCTGCCGTGTATCAAGTCACAAACAAGCAACTACTTCGATAAGTTTTGATAAGTGTTTAAACTTTTGAAACACTGTTGAACAGAAATCATTGTGCTTGTGTTGTTTGAGCAGCTGGTGATCCTGAACATGgaggctaactgttagcacagaGCTGAGCTCTTCTTAGTACAAACTGcagctttacacacacaaacacctgcaTTTCTGATTTTCACAGTTTGATTAAACTAAAATGAGATCAGAGATCAGCTGAGAATCATTCAACAAATGTCACTTACCAAAAGTTTAACACGGAGGAAGCATCTGCGTCACAACgagggacagagtgaaggaaCCAGAGAGACTTTGACTTTTAATCTCCCTTATCAAAACATGTCTATGGAGCCAGTTACAGCACTTTATGACAcaccaataaaaaaagagaccaacccaacacatataaaacattaaaagtccTTTTCACAGGTAGTGAACCGGTTTAGTCCCCTCAAACTACAAACAGCTCCATCTACACACATCTTCTGCAACATGTCAAAGTAattcacaaaaacataaattcagtttctgaacttccttctgtctttgtgctgctgcaacaccagAATTTGTTTTCTGGGGTTCGAGTAAACTGTCTGAGAATGTTGTTGCCAATTCTGCTGTTGTCTATCGTATTACCTCACCTcctgttttactattttttgttttactatttcATCCCAATCACTGCTGCTCATTCTGCTATTtactctctgctgctctcctaGTTTTGTTGCTTCTAAATCCctttaaaacaaaagtttgaGAGCTAACAGCTTCCCCTGCGGGtgcaaaataccaaaataaaacatatgcaATGTTAGTTTATACTCGGGCCGCAACTAATGACTATCTTCATAGCCAAATAGTCATCGATTATTGAAACGATTAGTCAAATAATCTGATAATTAATCGCACAATTACTTCATGGCTCTTATTTTCCTATGAAGATTTTACATTTagttggatgtttttttaaagcatgtgCTGACtaacaataaagacaataaatatgagtttattcaaaaaatgtaaataagaaGGTCAATGAAAAGAATCAATACTCTCTATTTTCATAATGAGAAAACAGGTCTACAGATATGAATATTAAGTCATGAAAGGATTCTTCCATTGAAATCCTGAAGTCACATATGTTCATATGTTCtcaatcacattttgttttgatcCTTTTTCAGATTTTCCTGGACATGTGTTGCCTTTCAGCGCCCTCAGGTGGTGGAAACATCCTACAACATCCTGATGTTAATGCAGCTTTTCAATGTTTGGGCCATAATTGTTTAAGACTGACTAAAATGCcattaatacaataaaaaacttGAACAGAATTTCAACTTTAAAATACTGAGGGGGCATGTTAATGTACCTGGACCAAGGTAAAGCTCCATCAGGTACAGAGCACACAGCAGACTGGACAAAGTCATTTTGTTATTTGCCTTCACAGCCACAAACACAACTGTATTCCTGGGTTGACACTATCTggctcagggttttttttaggtgccattatcattatattcattAGATTAAACATGACTTCCATTAGGGGGGAAATAGAAACTGATATAGTCAAACTTGTAAAACTAGATTTTAATAAAGGACTcttaaatatatatcatatattaaaaaaataaaataataaattcaaataaattaaattaaattttatattGCTACAACttactgaaaactaaaaaatatttattaaaatcagATTAATTATGTTGCAGTGTACAGTCTAAACCTACCGAAAACTACTAAacatgaattaaatatatataaaaaaaaaaaattaaactataataaattaaatatattttagtgcACTGctacaacctactgaaaactacaaaacatacattcaataaatacaaataataaatacatttcattaaaTATGTTATAGTTCAcataaattttatatttttattaaaccatTTTCAACATATTTAGTTAGTAACTTTAGATTATTATAAAACAGAATACAGAAAAATAGTCATTTTATctcaattatcttgttttgataaTTGTTGGAGGATAACGTCGTAAAATTAGGTTTATTGTactaatttacatatttattactTTTCATTAGACACTAATAATAACTACACACACTCTGTAATAACCGTTcaccacatatatatattatttattttacatcttaCATTCTGATTGTTGacttctctgtttgtttcctgaGACATTAAAGAGTTTCTAGTTGCTGCTGCAGTGATGGTGTTtgaccagcaggtggcgctgtGACTCCGCTGTTTCCTTCAGAGTCTCAGAGCTCCGACAGGTCAGAGTTTTAATGATACTTAGAGATACATTTAAGACACATTTGATcctaatttaaagaaaaacaaataaaagacaaagtgaGGTCGGTTAATCAATTattactgcaaatgtttcagccacaaatcagcagttaaattcagacttttctagtttttaatataaataaaaacattcagataatGTTTACTCAAATAATAACTTCAATAGTATATCATAAGTATTTATACTGTACTTTGTTTTCCCATTTTTTACTTCAATTATtggtttattttcatatttagatTGTATTTAACttttgattactttttaaaatgtacttcATTTTACAGATTAAATAGTTTCTAAACTTGTTAACATGAGTTTTACTTTGAGTAACTACAATGTGAAGCTGTgttggaccaaaaaaaaaatcctctgttcattcctatgaaagctgcTCAGCAAAAGTTCTTCTTCCATGTATATAAATCCCTAAATGGATTTGCTGTTCAGTTTCTCCagtaaaatacttaaaaat from Centropristis striata isolate RG_2023a ecotype Rhode Island chromosome 9, C.striata_1.0, whole genome shotgun sequence encodes the following:
- the LOC131977521 gene encoding NLR family CARD domain-containing protein 3-like, which encodes MDQCEDREEGDPPSETTLCGKHDSQTKAKRWKVKKPEPSCVSMKSDRSMGPPICFKDEHHSVDQRRKLEKPEPSCVSMKSERSMSPPISLKDEHHSLDQRVDQESSEVPGGHSAQQHQTDLDSIFVLLEENIITFVKNELKKIQKVLCPDYPEGLESQREDEEVLEGEDEEQRRRSREEFLKITLHFLRRMKQEELADCLQSRTCAAVCRRKLKSNLKKKFQCVFEGITKAGNPTLLNQIYTELYITEGGTAEVNDEHEVRQIETASRKPDRPETTIRQEDIFKASPGRDEPIRTVLTKGVAGIGKTVLTQKFTLDWAEDKTNQDIHFTFPFTFRELNVLKEIKFSLVQLVHHFFPETKEAEIFRFGEFPVVLIFDGLDECRLPLDFHNTEILTDVTESTSVDVLLTNLIRGKLLPSARLWITTRPAAANQIPADCVGMVTEVRGFTDPQKEEYFRKRFRDKKQARRIIYHIKTSRSLHIMCHIPVFCWISATVLDLLKTREGGELPKTLTEMYIHFLVVQSKVKNVKYDGGAETDPHWSPESRKIIESLGKLAFDQLQKGNLIFYESDLTECGFDVRAASVYSGVFTQVFREERGLYQDRVFCFVHLSVQEFLAALHVHLTFINSGVNLMEEEQSTSNPKLKHLYQSAVDKALQSQNGHLDLFLRFLLGLSLETNQAFLRGLLTQTRRGSQTNQETVKYIKQKISVDLSPERSINLFHCLNELNDHSLVRQIQQSLTSGSLSTDELSPAQWSALVFILLSSETDLDVFDLKKYSASEEALLRLLPVVKASNKALLSGCNLSERSCEALSSVLSSQSNSLRHLDLSNNNLQDSGVKSFSAGLKSRHCRLETLSLSGCMISEEGCATLASALSSNPFHLRELDLSYNHPGDSGEKLLSAGLKDPRWRLETLRMDHGGLQWLRPGLRKYVCELELDTNTVNRRLKLSDNNRKVTRVEEHQSYPDHPDRFDSWPQLLCRTGLTGRCYWEVEWRGDVDISVSYRGIRRRGDSRDCVFGSNDQSWSLRCSNGGYSVCYNNRRTILSSSSSSSSSGRVAVYVDCPAGSLSFYRVSSDSLIHLHTFNTTFTEPLYPGFGVWPSGSSVSLCPLQV